Sequence from the Egibacter rhizosphaerae genome:
CCTCGACGACGTGTTCCTGCAGCTCACTGGACACGCCACCACGTCGGCCGCCGACGAGGAGGTCCCCGCATGAGCCCGGTACAGAGCACCTCCGCCGAGGCGACGTCGAAAGGCCAGCCCGTCCGCGTGCTCGACCGGCCACCAATCGTCCGCGCAGCGGTCGAGGCCGGGAACCTCGTCGGTCGTGCCCTCCTGCAGCTACGGCGAGAGCCCGCGGAGCTGATCTCGGCCCTGGCCTTCCCCGTGGTCGCGGTGCTGCTGTTCGGCTACGTCTTCGGCAGCGCGATCTCGGTCCCGGGCGGGGGCGACTACCGCGCGTTCCTCATGCCCGGACTGTTCGGCATGACGATGGTGTTCGGGCTCGCGGGCACGGCCATGTACGTGGTGACCGACACCAGCCGTGGCGTCACCGACCGCCTTCGGGCCATGCCCCTGACGCCGGGGTCGGTGCTCCTCGGCCGCAGTGGCGCCGACCTGGCGCTCGCGCTCGTGGACCTCGTCGCGCTCGTGGGCGTCGGATTGTTGGTCGGTTGGCGCATCGAGTCCGGGCCGGCGGCGGCCGTGGCCGCGATCGGGTTGCTCCTATGGCTGCGGATCGCCCTGGTCTGGGTCGGCATCTGGCTCGGCTTGCTGATGCGCACACCCGAAACCGCGATGCGCACCTTCGGCCTCATGCTGCCGGTGGCGATGTTGTCGAACGCGTTCGTGGCTCCGGACCTCATGCCGCGGTGGCTTCAGGCGGTGGCCGAGTGGAACCCGCTGTCGTCGACGGTCGCGGCGGCGCGTGAGCTGTTCGGCAATCCCGGATCACCGTCCGACGGTTCGTGGGTCGCCACCCACGCGATCGAGATGGCCGTCGTCTGGCCCGCCGTGTTGCTGCTCGTGTTCGTCCCCGCGGCGCTGCACCGCTACCGGGGACTCGGCCGATGAGCCGGCGCCGCGGCACCCGGACACGAGCACGGTGCCGCGCGCTCGTCGTCGTATCCAACGTCGCCGGTCAGCAGCGCGTCGACACGGCTGCCGCGGGCAATGCTCACCACCGGGCCAACGGATCCGAGAGCAAGGCAACGCCGTGGCTGACTACTACTGGTGTTTCGCGCACGACACGGTCGAGGAAGGGCCCGGCTGCCGCGGCGTCGACCGCCTCGGCCCCTACGAGTCGCCGGAGGCCGCCCGCGGGTGGCGGCAGCGTGTCGAGCGACGCAACCGCGAATGGGACGCCGCCGATCGCCAGTACCGCGGGAGCTAGACACACGAACCGTTGACACGGCCCCGCACGCTGCGGGGACACCTCGTCCGGTGATCGCGGGCAGGCGATGAGCCCCGCCGTCCCCGAACGTCCCACCCCTCGAGACCACGAATCGGGGAGGGTGGGCACGTGCTGGAACAGGGGATGCGGGCGGGCGACACCGGCCGCGCGGGGCCACGGGAGTGGCTCGGGGTCGCGGTGCTAGCCCTGCCGACGATGCTGTTGTCGCTCGACCTGAGCGTGCTCTACCTCGCCCTCCCCCATCTCAGCGCCGACCTCGGGGCCACCAGCACCCAGCAGCTGTGGATCACCGACAGCTATGTCTTCATGACGGCGGGCTTCCTCGTGACGATGGGCGCCGTCGGGGACGCCATCGGGCGGCGACGCCTACTGCTGATCGGCGCCCCCGCGTTCGGGGTCGCATCCGTGCTCGCGGCCTACGCGCCCACCGCGGAGCTGCTCATCCTGGCCCGCGGGCTCCTCGGGATCGCGGGCGCCATGCTCCTGCCGTCGACGTTGTCGCTGCTGCGGAGCATGTTCGGCGAGCCCAAGCAGCTCGGCATCGCCGTCGCCGCGTGGACGACGGCGTACATGGCCGGCGTCACCCTCGGCCCGGTGATCGGTGGCTTGATGCTGCAACGGTTCTGGTGGGGCTCGGTCTTCCTGCTGGGCGTGCCGGTCATGGCCCTGCTGCTCGCCGTCGGACCCTGGCTGCTGCCCGAGCACCGCAAGCCCGGCCCGGCCGTGGTCGACCTCCCGAGCGTGGGCCTGTCCCTTGGCGCCGTGCTGTCGCTGGTCTTCGGCCTGAAGGAGGTGGCCAACGCCGGCTGGGCGCCGCTGCCCGCGGCCGCCCTGGCGGTCGGTCTCGCGCTCGGAGCCGTCTTCGTTGGGCGGCAACGGCGACTGCTCACCCCGCTGATCGACCTCCGCCTGCTCCGGATCCCCGCGATCGGGGCCACGCTCCTGATCGCCCTGCTCGTCGCGGCCACGCAGAACGGCACCGTCCTGGTCCTCACCCAGTTCCTCCAACTGGTCGAGGGCCTCTCGCCGCTGCGCGCGGGGCTCTGGCTCGCGATCCCCTCGCTCGCGCTGATCGTCACGATCAACGCGACACCCCATCTTGCCCACCGCGTGCGACCGGGGCGGCTCCTCGCGACGGGCCTGGTGGTCGCCGCGGGCGGGGCGTTGGTGCTCGCCTCGGTGCCGGGCGTCGGCCGGACCGGTCTCCTCCTCGCCGGCGCGGTCGTGCTGTTCGCCGGGATCGGGGTGCCGGGCGCGTTGTTCAACCAGCTCGTGCTCGGGGCCGCGCCGTCGGAGCGCGCCGGCTCGGCGGCGTCCATGGCGTCGACGAGCGGCGAACTCGGCATCGCGCTGGGCATCGCCACGTTCGGGAGCCTCGCCACGATCACCTACCGCGGGCGCTTGCATTTGCCACCGGACACGCCCTCGGCTGCCGCCGGCACCGCCCGCGAGAGCATCGTCGACGCGGTCGCCACAGCTCGGGAGCTGCCCGTCGTCCTCGGCGCCGAGGTCCTCGACGCCGCCCACGCCGCCTTCCTCGCGACCCTCCGCACCGTCACGATCGCCAACGCCGGGGTGTTCCTCGCCGTGGCCGTCGTCGCGGCGGTCACCCTGCGCGAGGTGCGACCGACGGGCGA
This genomic interval carries:
- a CDS encoding ABC transporter permease, encoding MSPVQSTSAEATSKGQPVRVLDRPPIVRAAVEAGNLVGRALLQLRREPAELISALAFPVVAVLLFGYVFGSAISVPGGGDYRAFLMPGLFGMTMVFGLAGTAMYVVTDTSRGVTDRLRAMPLTPGSVLLGRSGADLALALVDLVALVGVGLLVGWRIESGPAAAVAAIGLLLWLRIALVWVGIWLGLLMRTPETAMRTFGLMLPVAMLSNAFVAPDLMPRWLQAVAEWNPLSSTVAAARELFGNPGSPSDGSWVATHAIEMAVVWPAVLLLVFVPAALHRYRGLGR
- a CDS encoding MFS transporter; the protein is MLEQGMRAGDTGRAGPREWLGVAVLALPTMLLSLDLSVLYLALPHLSADLGATSTQQLWITDSYVFMTAGFLVTMGAVGDAIGRRRLLLIGAPAFGVASVLAAYAPTAELLILARGLLGIAGAMLLPSTLSLLRSMFGEPKQLGIAVAAWTTAYMAGVTLGPVIGGLMLQRFWWGSVFLLGVPVMALLLAVGPWLLPEHRKPGPAVVDLPSVGLSLGAVLSLVFGLKEVANAGWAPLPAAALAVGLALGAVFVGRQRRLLTPLIDLRLLRIPAIGATLLIALLVAATQNGTVLVLTQFLQLVEGLSPLRAGLWLAIPSLALIVTINATPHLAHRVRPGRLLATGLVVAAGGALVLASVPGVGRTGLLLAGAVVLFAGIGVPGALFNQLVLGAAPSERAGSAASMASTSGELGIALGIATFGSLATITYRGRLHLPPDTPSAAAGTARESIVDAVATARELPVVLGAEVLDAAHAAFLATLRTVTIANAGVFLAVAVVAAVTLREVRPTGERPSE